One segment of Vicugna pacos chromosome 30, VicPac4, whole genome shotgun sequence DNA contains the following:
- the TXNL4A gene encoding thioredoxin-like protein 4A isoform X1: protein MADSGGSSSSCYEPCLDTPAVLKLKISQLFILWILQKYLTSTKCMSYTIRVLSCFSSDRMSLSSLRCSSSNGGKPKALFRGILFGPGFHSAGISLCRNKHIMIDLGTGNNNKINWAMEDKQEMIDIIETVYRGARKGRGLVVSPKDYSTKYRY, encoded by the exons ATGGCAGATAGTGGGGGATCTTCCTCATCTTGTTACGAGCCCTGTTTGGATACCCCAGCTGTTTTAAA GTTAAAAATTTCGCAGTTATTTATCTTGTGGATATTACAGAAGTACCTGACTTCAACAAAATGTATGAGTTATACGATCCGTGTACTGTCATGTTTTTCTTCAG ATCGCATGTCCTTGTCTTCACTGAGGTGCAGCAGCTCTAACGGTGGAAAACCCAAGGCGCTTTTTCGTGGGATTCTTTTTGGGCCAGGCTTTCACAGCGCGGGCATCTCCCTCTGCAGGAACAAGCACATCATGATCGACCTGGGCACCGGCAACAACAACAAGATCAACTGGGCCATGGAGGACAAGCAGGAGATGATCGACATCATCGAGACGGTATACCGGGGCGCCCGCAAGGGCCGCGGCCTGGTTGTGTCCCCCAAGGACTACTCGACGAAGTACAGATACTGA
- the TXNL4A gene encoding thioredoxin-like protein 4A isoform X3, translating into MADSGGSSSSCYEPCLDTPAVLKLKISQLFILWILQKYLTSTKCMSYTIRVLSCFSSGFHSAGISLCRNKHIMIDLGTGNNNKINWAMEDKQEMIDIIETVYRGARKGRGLVVSPKDYSTKYRY; encoded by the exons ATGGCAGATAGTGGGGGATCTTCCTCATCTTGTTACGAGCCCTGTTTGGATACCCCAGCTGTTTTAAA GTTAAAAATTTCGCAGTTATTTATCTTGTGGATATTACAGAAGTACCTGACTTCAACAAAATGTATGAGTTATACGATCCGTGTACTGTCATGTTTTTCTTCAG GCTTTCACAGCGCGGGCATCTCCCTCTGCAGGAACAAGCACATCATGATCGACCTGGGCACCGGCAACAACAACAAGATCAACTGGGCCATGGAGGACAAGCAGGAGATGATCGACATCATCGAGACGGTATACCGGGGCGCCCGCAAGGGCCGCGGCCTGGTTGTGTCCCCCAAGGACTACTCGACGAAGTACAGATACTGA
- the TXNL4A gene encoding thioredoxin-like protein 4A isoform X4 → MYELYDPCTVMFFFRNKHIMIDLGTGNNNKINWAMEDKQEMIDIIETVYRGARKGRGLVVSPKDYSTKYRY, encoded by the exons ATGTATGAGTTATACGATCCGTGTACTGTCATGTTTTTCTTCAG GAACAAGCACATCATGATCGACCTGGGCACCGGCAACAACAACAAGATCAACTGGGCCATGGAGGACAAGCAGGAGATGATCGACATCATCGAGACGGTATACCGGGGCGCCCGCAAGGGCCGCGGCCTGGTTGTGTCCCCCAAGGACTACTCGACGAAGTACAGATACTGA